One Turneriella parva DSM 21527 genomic region harbors:
- a CDS encoding DinB family protein, which yields MHATFIKLAKYNQLMNGALYAAVETLTDGKRKADAGAFFGSIHLTLNHILWADKNWLRRFIIAGHGYGRLTAGIYENIQDKISEHRFEIHSDFVALKQDRISVDTKLLTWVSESLSDERLQQVLHYRNAKNEDMSRTFADVLTHLFNHQTHHRGQITTLLSQQGVDVGVTDYIALSAGW from the coding sequence GTGCATGCGACATTCATCAAACTGGCAAAGTATAACCAGTTGATGAATGGAGCGCTGTACGCAGCCGTTGAAACCCTGACCGACGGAAAGCGCAAGGCCGATGCGGGCGCTTTTTTCGGTTCGATTCACCTGACTCTCAACCATATTCTCTGGGCCGACAAGAACTGGCTGCGCCGCTTCATCATTGCCGGCCATGGTTATGGCCGCCTGACTGCGGGCATCTACGAAAACATACAAGACAAGATTTCAGAACACCGTTTCGAAATCCATTCTGATTTTGTGGCGCTGAAGCAAGACCGAATCTCTGTCGATACAAAACTTCTCACGTGGGTCAGCGAATCATTGAGCGACGAACGTCTGCAACAGGTATTACATTATCGTAACGCAAAGAACGAAGACATGTCGCGCACATTTGCCGACGTGCTGACGCATCTGTTCAACCACCAGACGCACCACCGCGGCCAGATCACGACCTTGCTCTCTCAGCAGGGCGTTGATGTCGGCGTAACCGATTACATCGCGCTGAGCGCGGGCTGGTAA